The following are encoded in a window of Sphaeramia orbicularis chromosome 20, fSphaOr1.1, whole genome shotgun sequence genomic DNA:
- the LOC115411303 gene encoding caspase recruitment domain-containing protein 8-like has translation MSTAQAENNMDEGSSVSSAGDDERMQTPATCFRRVTRRIWTTLFRIHRNDPPPPDTTMRLKLPSCLDFDIPTVNQIMLLNEDECIFDFVSLITPSHPQRKHTNDAYRSVDTFTVHPSISSPVPYGRYHQTRVLLHNPTEPQIDQQNKSVGKPHVTEAQNSPTHPPAQLHHINASSGHGRKPVVKVGGKGAVVETGIFCLRATCSLEQSESDGAAEHKSLSYSPLSSLHHINPSSGPGPSPGDKHVFRCVSVPSMIENHHVKENLRRTLSLPSMVLNSSFKEFTPVTVGEMDEAYRFQSSCPGLYQCSVTGLVFGMETDGVVVYRTVPWDRRMLDQYHKKPAGPLFDITCVDKSVVQLHLPHCELRPTGGWDFLSVAHVEDDGSVQFIRPQKITETHVVISITGFSPVGNVKDKDSPLVPVQALVLLFFRPSPDPDDESVLNVLLLPKNVSLRDVQRTRKALVGDEIYIETSSDCKLQPEQVYTLTTSPEDSEVQPGDAEFDEDSYDNYIPKFQVFLNTGVKHLKLVLKDKHSSHSVWQRRVCLSPTGVNASSRSRSVNLTPNQRLLDVLSGFIHGVSEPNLKSLLDKLLEKGVVSDAEMDEVKGMQTRADKARFVIDTVRRKGKKASSEMIEFLRELDPYLCDDLDLN, from the coding sequence ATGTCTACTGCACAGGCTGAGAACAACATGGATGAAGGCAGCTcagtgagttcagctggagaCGATGAAAGGATGCAAACACCAGCGACATGTTTCAGGAGAGTAACCAGAAGGATCTGGACCACTCTGTTCAGGATCCACAGAAATGACCCCCCTCCCCCTGACACCACCATGAGACTCAAGCTTCCCTCCTGCCTTGACTTCGACATTCCAACTGTAAATCAGATTATGCTGCTGAATGAAGATGAGTGCATCTTTGACTTTGTATCACTCATAACCCCCTCCCATCCACAGAGGAAACACACTAATGATGCCTATAGATCTGTGGACACTTTCACAGTTCATCCGTCCATTTCCTCACCAGTTCCTTATGGGAGGTATCATCAAACCAGAGTCCTGTTGCACAATCCCACTGAACCTCAGATAGACCAACAAAATAAAAGTGTTGGTAAACCACACGTGACTGAGGCGCAGAACTCACCCACTCATCCACCAGCCCAACTGCACCACATAAACGCCTCCTCAGGTCATGGTCGGAAACCAGTAGTTAAAGTAGGAGGAAAGGGGGCTGTAGTTGAGACGGGAATCTTCTGTCTTAGGGCCACTTGCTCACTTGAACAGTCTGAGAGTGATGGCGCTGCTGAGCACAAGTCTTTATCTTACAGCCCATTATCATCTCTTCACCACATAAACCCCTCCTCAGGTCCGGGTCCAAGTCCAGGAGACAAACATGTGTTTCGTTGTGTCAGTGTTCCCTCCATGATTGAAAACCACCACGTGAAGGAGAACCTGAGGCGAACGCTCAGTTTACCTTCCATGGTGTTGAACAGCAGCTTTAAGGAGTTCACACCTGTGACTGTGGGTGAAATGGATGAAGCCTACAGGTTCCAGTCCTCGTGTCCAGGTCTGTACCAGTGCAGTGTGACGGGCCTGGTGTTTGGCATGGAGACAGACGGGGTCGTGGTCTACAGGACGGTCCCCTGGGACCGCAGGATGCTGGACCAGTATCACAAGAAGCCTGCAGGACCCCTGTTTGACATCACATGTGTGGATAAGTCGGTGGTTCAGCTTCATCTCCCACACTGTGAGCTCCGCCCCACAGGTGGGTGGGACTTCCTGTCAGTCGCTCATGTGGAAGATGACGGGAGCGTCCAGTTTATCCGTCCACAGAAGATAACAGAAACCCATGTGGTCATCAGCATCACAGGCTTCTCTCCTGTGGGTAACGTCAAAGATAAGGACTCCCCTCTTGTTCCAGTCCAAGCCTTGGTGTTGCTCTTCTTCAGGCCTTCACCTGATCCTGATGATGAATCTGTGCTAAACGTGTTGCTGCTTCCAAAGAATGTTTCCCTTCGTGACGTTCAGCGAACCAGGAAGGCGTTAGTGGGAGACGAGATCTACATAGAGACGTCCTCTGACTGTAAACTCCAACCAGAGCAGGTTTACACTCTGACCACTAGTCCTGAAGACTCAGAAGTTCAACCAGGAGACGCTGAGTTTGATGAGGATTCATACGACAACTACATCCCAAAATTTCAGGTGTTTTTGAACACGGGCGTGAAACATTTGAAGCTGGTTTTAAAGGACAAACACAGCTCCCACAGTGTCTGGCAAAGAAGAGTTTGTCTTTCACCCACTGGAGTAAACGCATCTTCCAGATCCAGATCTGTGAATCTAACACCAAACCAGAGGCTGTTGGATGTTTTGAGCGGCTTCATCCATGGGGTATCAGAACCGAATCTTAAAAGTCTTCTGGACAAACTGCTGGAGAAAGGGGTGGTATCTGATGCTGAGATGGACGAAGTGAAGGGGATGCAGACCCGAGCAGACAAAGCTCGTTTTGTCATCGACACAGTGAGGAGGAAAGGTAAAAAGGCAAGTTCAGAGATGATTGAGTTCCTCCGTGAGCTTGACCCTTACCTCTGTGATGATCTGGATTTGAACTAA